The following proteins are co-located in the Phaeodactylum tricornutum CCAP 1055/1 chromosome 2, whole genome shotgun sequence genome:
- a CDS encoding predicted protein, with product MGMGSTLTKSNKGIADEKARKASPAKAYADLAKAKLSGLVVATTAAGFVATGGPLSTQLDVFTACVVGTALCSSSAAAWNQILEIPRDEKMKRTQQRPLITGALTLSKAKSAAVVWGASGAALLAAGTDPVTTTLGVGNIALYAGLYTYMKPRSIYNTWVGAVVGAIPPVMGWTAATGGSIMDMEALMLGGILYLWQMPHFFALSYMYREDYKRGGFQMVPCLEADGVQTANIVVRYAWYLSAVPFVCALTSVTSSMFALEGVALNAYALTVAHKFKRERTNANARKIFLTSLWYLPSLLMLFLLHSKTWDDEEEKTKDPIANFLFTQIHSIRDKGRDLCVHEQVVATHSDGKEACPVTVAAKQTRKGVQKVKSTADSATDAIQEKSTKSRET from the coding sequence ATGGGCATGGGATCAACCTTAACAAAATCGAACAAAGGCATTGCGGATGAAAAGGCTAGAAAGGCTTCACCGGCCAAGGCTTACGCTGAtctcgccaaggccaagctTTCCGGTCTGGTGGTCGCCACTACTGCAGCCGGATTTGTCGCGACAGGCGGTCCACTTTCAACCCAGCTAGACGTTTTCACAGCATGCGTTGTTGGCACAGCCCTATGCTCCTCATCAGCTGCAGCTTGGAATCAAATTTTGGAGATTCCTCGGGATGAAAAAATGAAGCGAACCCAACAACGACCACTGATTACTGGTGCGCTCACACTGTCGAAAGCGAAATCGGCTGCCGTGGTCTGGGGTGCTTCGGGTGCAGCCTTGCTGGCAGCGGGGACTGATCCCGTTACTACCACGTTAGGCGTTGGCAATATTGCGCTCTACGCCGGGTTGTACACGTACATGAAGCCTCGGTCCATCTACAATACGTGGGTGGGTGCTGTTGTAGGAGCAATACCTCCGGTAATGGGCTGGACCGCGGCGACAGGAGGATCCATTATGGATATGGAAGCTTTGATGCTCGGAGGCATATTGTATCTGTGGCAAATGCCACACTTTTTTGCGTTGTCCTACATGTACCGGGAAGATTACAAACGTGGTGGTTTCCAAATGGTACCGTGTTTGGAAGCGGATGGTGTCCAAACAGCGAACATAGTTGTCCGATACGCCTGGTATTTGAGTGCTGTCCCGTTTGTATGCGCTTTGACGAGCGTGACAAGCAGTATGTTTGCTTTGGAAGGCGTTGCGTTGAACGCTTACGCCTTAACGGTGGCGCATAAGTTCAAACGGGAGCGCACGAACGCTAACGCACGCAAAATATTTTTGACATCCCTCTGGTATCTACCATCCTTACTAATGCTGTTTTTGCTACACTCCAAAACCTGggatgatgaggaagaaaagacCAAGGATCCAATCGCTAATTTCTTGTTTACGCAGATTCATTCTATTCGCGACAAAGGAAGGGACTTGTGCGTTCACGAACAAGTAGTGGCAACTCATTCCGATGGCAAAGAAGCATGCCCAGTCACCGTTGCGGCTAAACAAACCAGAAAGGGAGTGCAAAAAGTAAAGTCGACTGCGGATTCAGCGACCGATGCTATTCAGGAGAAGTCCACAAAGAGTAGAGAAACGTAA